A stretch of the Sulfolobales archaeon genome encodes the following:
- a CDS encoding ABC transporter permease, whose protein sequence is MRIASMGYARGLYIVMKRDLDRFWKYKWWLAGLITMNLTDLFIFALIFNNIVNRAYINNYLLFLAPGVTAIATFASAFSIGREVGVEVRRGYTQYLLSLPLTRMQLSMGRILGGAVRGLIYQIPFILLLIILHGKLPTPAEAGVIVITSVMLTISMSSLSIVISTAVRSFDLQATMRSFTYFVLFFFSNVFYPDALISRYFPHILYTMISNNPVSIATSIYRGIFTYNASIEDPLILLLKLASWCIVFLIMGSIFYLRNLTH, encoded by the coding sequence ATGAGGATCGCTAGCATGGGCTATGCTAGAGGGCTGTATATAGTTATGAAGAGAGATCTAGATAGGTTTTGGAAGTATAAGTGGTGGCTTGCAGGGCTTATAACAATGAATCTAACGGATCTCTTTATCTTCGCCCTAATATTTAATAACATAGTAAATAGGGCTTATATCAACAACTACCTCCTATTCCTAGCACCGGGGGTAACAGCTATAGCTACCTTCGCCTCAGCATTCTCTATAGGCAGGGAGGTTGGTGTTGAGGTTAGGAGGGGCTATACACAATATCTCCTAAGCCTCCCCCTAACCAGGATGCAGCTCTCTATGGGCAGAATATTGGGGGGAGCTGTTAGAGGACTCATCTATCAAATACCATTCATACTCCTCCTAATAATACTCCATGGAAAGCTGCCAACCCCCGCCGAAGCTGGGGTAATTGTCATCACATCAGTGATGCTCACAATATCCATGTCAAGCCTATCCATAGTGATCTCCACAGCGGTTAGGAGCTTCGATCTTCAGGCTACTATGAGGAGCTTTACATACTTTGTGTTATTCTTCTTCTCAAACGTATTCTATCCAGATGCTTTGATATCAAGGTATTTTCCACATATCCTCTACACAATGATCTCGAACAACCCGGTTTCAATAGCAACAAGCATATATAGAGGCATCTTCACATATAACGCATCAATAGAGGATCCATTAATCCTATTGCTAAAGCTGGCATCATGGTGTATAGTCTTCCTCATAATGGGGAGTATATTTTACCTCAGAAACCTCACACACTGA
- a CDS encoding VTT domain-containing protein — MVVHDEMLRALVEGIYYIFMSIRSNPYIFVFIVSFIGNSIPYAAVPYYLLLIYYSHRYRDPLSLVFIAIASGVGSTLGKMVIYLIGRGISRIISEESRKNVEAFGILMKRWGFLFVLLATSTPLPDDVILIPMAFTGYSIYLYFLATLLGKTLASLIIVFFGRGFSAAVEDVGLPQYLQIPLLLGISIVFMIIIMKIDWIGVVREYQAGGLRGAITKISQDLRGPWLPKLKGKK, encoded by the coding sequence TTGGTCGTTCATGATGAGATGCTAAGAGCACTTGTGGAGGGGATATACTATATATTTATGAGCATAAGATCCAATCCATATATATTTGTATTTATAGTATCTTTTATCGGGAACTCTATCCCATATGCTGCCGTGCCCTATTATCTACTTCTGATATATTATTCCCATAGATATCGCGATCCCTTATCCCTCGTGTTTATCGCTATTGCCTCCGGCGTTGGATCTACTCTTGGGAAGATGGTGATCTATCTAATAGGTAGGGGGATTTCAAGGATAATATCAGAGGAGAGTAGGAAGAATGTAGAGGCCTTCGGCATTCTTATGAAGAGATGGGGGTTCTTATTTGTTTTATTGGCGACCTCAACACCTCTTCCTGATGATGTGATATTAATACCTATGGCATTCACAGGATATAGCATATACCTCTACTTCCTAGCCACCCTCCTGGGAAAAACCCTAGCATCTCTCATAATAGTTTTCTTTGGTAGAGGCTTCTCAGCGGCTGTTGAGGATGTGGGTCTTCCACAGTATCTACAGATCCCGCTTCTCCTTGGAATATCTATAGTGTTTATGATAATCATAATGAAGATAGATTGGATTGGAGTTGTTAGGGAGTACCAGGCAGGCGGGTTAAGAGGCGCTATTACAAAGATCTCTCAAGATCTAAGAGGGCCTTGGCTTCCCAAGTTGAAGGGTAAAAAATAG
- a CDS encoding ABC transporter ATP-binding protein: MEPAVRIIDLVKRFGNTIAVNGISLTIEEGEIFGLLGPNGSGKSTTLLIIATVYKPTSGDVIVFGKSVVRQGDEVRRYVGIAFQEPKALWVDKPYELLLWHAMVVGYSMGDARRVVRDVMEDLGIWEYRNKAFAELSGGNKKKVELAKIFIQRPRLAIFDEPTAQLDVITKHAVWRMIEDLRRSGSTIIVATNEMAEAERLSDRIGIIYRGSLKALGTPSELKDGIPGGDIIEAVVDGYVRQDLLEMIKSDVEATRIDLKDAVIRIYLNKGEEKIAKIVDLFTRKGIRIRQISLKEPTLDDVFFYYTGAKLVGDEN; this comes from the coding sequence TCATAGATCTGGTGAAGAGATTCGGTAACACAATCGCTGTCAATGGTATTAGCTTAACAATAGAAGAGGGGGAGATCTTCGGTCTTTTAGGACCCAACGGATCTGGTAAGAGCACGACATTACTTATAATAGCAACTGTGTATAAGCCCACATCGGGAGACGTAATAGTATTTGGGAAGAGCGTTGTTAGGCAGGGAGACGAGGTGAGGAGATATGTTGGGATAGCTTTTCAGGAGCCCAAGGCTCTCTGGGTTGACAAGCCCTACGAGCTTCTTCTCTGGCATGCAATGGTTGTTGGATATAGCATGGGCGATGCTAGGAGGGTTGTTAGAGATGTTATGGAGGATCTAGGTATTTGGGAGTATAGGAATAAAGCCTTTGCAGAGCTCAGCGGTGGAAATAAGAAGAAGGTTGAGCTGGCTAAGATATTTATACAGAGGCCAAGGCTGGCGATATTCGATGAGCCGACTGCTCAGCTAGATGTTATAACTAAGCACGCTGTTTGGAGGATGATAGAGGATCTCAGGAGAAGCGGTTCAACGATAATAGTTGCAACCAATGAGATGGCCGAGGCTGAGAGGTTAAGCGATAGAATAGGGATTATATATAGAGGCTCTCTCAAGGCCCTAGGAACGCCGAGCGAGCTCAAAGACGGCATTCCTGGAGGAGATATAATAGAAGCTGTGGTAGATGGCTATGTAAGACAGGATCTCCTCGAGATGATCAAAAGCGATGTTGAAGCAACAAGGATAGATCTGAAGGATGCTGTTATAAGGATCTATTTGAATAAGGGTGAGGAGAAGATAGCAAAGATCGTAGATCTATTTACGAGGAAGGGTATAAGGATTAGGCAGATAAGCTTGAAGGAGCCTACATTGGATGATGTCTTCTTCTACTATACTGGGGCAAAGCTCGTAGGTGATGAAAACTGA